One segment of Paenibacillus sp. FSL R7-0337 DNA contains the following:
- a CDS encoding MepB family protein — protein sequence MNKFHTILAYINDTLYAPARLTVGSIREEPQNAEYGAGTLQLGALSVRFRVAKITPTKTGQFVAIWEKNAERKNQAFTYADAPDLLVINTFHPVSGELGQFVFPKDLLKMHGVLATDNAPGKMAIRVYPAWDTVTNKQALATQKWQIPYFGRVDPLNNHHLQALTRLYLPELPFTI from the coding sequence ATGAATAAATTCCACACCATATTAGCTTATATTAATGATACATTGTACGCACCAGCCCGCTTAACTGTCGGTTCCATACGTGAAGAACCGCAGAATGCCGAATATGGAGCTGGTACACTCCAGCTGGGTGCCCTGTCAGTCCGGTTTCGGGTGGCCAAAATCACCCCTACGAAGACCGGTCAATTTGTCGCTATCTGGGAAAAAAATGCCGAGCGTAAAAACCAGGCCTTCACCTATGCCGATGCCCCTGATTTGTTGGTAATTAACACCTTCCATCCCGTCAGCGGGGAGCTTGGACAGTTTGTATTTCCGAAGGACCTGCTGAAAATGCATGGCGTGCTGGCAACCGATAATGCACCAGGAAAAATGGCGATACGGGTATATCCAGCCTGGGATACCGTAACCAATAAGCAGGCTTTGGCTACTCAGAAGTGGCAGATCCCTTATTTTGGCAGAGTCGATCCGCTGAACAATCACCATCTGCAGGCGTTAACCCGGTTGTATCTGCCAGAACTACCGTTTACAATTTAA